The sequence GATGTAGAACCCTGTTCCCCATTCGAAGCCGGCAGTCTTGGTCAGCTTCGGCATGAACTCGATATGCCAGTGATAGTGCTCGTTATTGGGATCCTGCACCGGGGAAGAATGAATCACCAGGTTGTAAGGAGGGTTGTCGAGCACTCGATCCGCCTTCATGAGCAGCAACTTCAGTGCTTTCGCAAGATTCTCGAACATATGCGACGACGCGTTTTCGAACGCGGACTCATGCCGTTTCGGCAGGATCCAGGTTTCGAAAGGGAAGCGTGGCGCATAAGGAGCAACGGTTAGAAAGTCTTCGTTTTCCGCGACCACGCGAATGCCGTTATCGATTTCCTGGCGGATGATGTCGCAGAACACGCAGCGCTCTTTGTAAATGTAGTATTGCTTGGCTCCCTGAATTTCTTCCACGACGTAAATCGGCAGAATCGGCAACGCAATCAGCTGGGAATGAGAGTGCTCGAGTGAAGCGCCCGCGGCTTCTCCATGATTCTTGAAGATCAGGATGTACTTGAAGCGCCGGTCTTTCTTCAGATCGAGGATGCGATCGCGA is a genomic window of Acidobacteriota bacterium containing:
- the galT gene encoding galactose-1-phosphate uridylyltransferase, with the protein product MPELRKDPIVGRWVIISTDRAKRPTDFAREPLKNKAGSFCPFDYGNESKTPPEILAYRPSPNGSASMKDSPGWTVRVVPNKFPALGIEGDLNKQAEGMFDKMNGIGAHEVIIETPDHNATLATLPARRIEDVLWAFRDRILDLKKDRRFKYILIFKNHGEAAGASLEHSHSQLIALPILPIYVVEEIQGAKQYYIYKERCVFCDIIRQEIDNGIRVVAENEDFLTVAPYAPRFPFETWILPKRHESAFENASSHMFENLAKALKLLLMKADRVLDNPPYNLVIHSSPVQDPNNEHYHWHIEFMPKLTKTAGFEWGTGFYINPTPPEEAARFLREASVEEPAPLATK